DNA sequence from the Bacillota bacterium genome:
GTCCTGGGCAAGCCATATGACTGATGTTCCATAATGCGCTATCGTCTTGGGGGCGACACACCCCACGGAGAATAGTTTCCTTATTTGCACGTTACTTGTGGCAGGATCAAAACTGTCGCCATAAACCATAAATGTAGAGCGATTCTTGAATACCAATAACCCTACTGGCAACACAGCAAGCCCGGTTATGACATCGCCATCGTCGGTCGCTATCCTAGCGAAATTGAAGGCATCCCATGTCGCAGGGTCTCCGAGGTTAGACCACCAGACGAAACTCTGCATGTCCGGCCCGACATTAGCTACAAATATCCGCTCCATATAATCAGCTATATACTTGCCCTTCCTGGCGTTCGCCAGGTCAGTTATCGTCGCGCCGTCATACTGCATTACCGGATCTATGCCGTTCGTGATATAGCACTTATCCAACCAGACAGTAAAGGTAAAGTCAGATGCGGCATTGAGACCGGATTTGATTGCCGCTCCAATCGTGCCGTCTTTTGCTCCGGTATAGAGATACCCGCCCCAAGTTATCATGATCTTTCTTGTGTCGTCGGCCTTGTAATACGGGTAGATGCCCCTCACTGCGTCTGCACCTAAACTAGCGACATTATACTTGGTGCATCCTAACCGTCGCATAATGCTGCCGCTGCCGAACCTGACATTCGCGCAGTCGGGGGTGGCACCATCGGGTAGGGCATAGGGATCTGTATCTGTATCTAACCCCTTGGAGAAGTTGGCTATTTCTTTGACCATTTCCTCAGACATCGCAACTACCTCCGCTCAATCCCCATGCGGTCAGGCATCCTCCGTAGAGTGTTGGCCCGGCGTTCAGCGCAGGCTCTATCATAGGCCGCCATGAACACGGGCGCACGTTCATCGCCTTTTACCGAAAGGACATTAGCCAGGGCCAGATTGACAGCAGCCTCGCACCATTCGTCGGTAAGGTCCACGGCCGAATTCAAGGAGTCAATCGCTATTGCGGCAGGCCGTTTCAGGTAGTAGATCCTGAGCGTCCCTGTTTCTGCCGGCGTGGGATACAGCCAGATCTCATCCGCGAATACCCCGAAGGCATATGGCATTCCGGATGCAGCCTCGGAGTCAAGTATGGTTGAGATCGCATGTTCGGTGAGTCGTTTCCCGTCATACTCGGCATGCAATATCCTCATGCAATCCGTCGGTATTTGGTATTTCTGCACACCTTCGAAAGTATTGATATTCGCCGAGTCTACAAGGCACTTGGTTCTTGCGACCAGAGCATTCTGCGCCGCGTTCAATTCCTGAATAAGATAGGAGTCGGTGAAGTTATCCGGGCACACCTCCCGGAGCCTGTCTCTCATCAATGATAGAATCTGTTTTCCTGTCATTGCGTTAGCGTCACCGCTTTCTCCCCAGCCATTTTGATAGACAGCGCATCGGTCCATCCCTGGCGAATGATCTGGAACGCGCGTTCGTAGCTCTGTTCAAGCGCCGCAGTTGGTTTATCCACCTTCTGCATAGCTAAGATCTGGGCGTAGAGTACGATCAGAGCATGGTATTCGACGGGGATTTCGCTTATATCAGCGTCAGCCGTGAGGTCTGAAAGTCTCTTGAAATACCACAATTTTGCCGTCCCGGCTGCTGTCGGTGTCGGAAAGACCGATATCTGCTTTCCCCATTGATGGTAGAAGGGCTGTGCTGCGGATGGCGTGTGGTTCACATTGGTTTCAAGCGCGCCCAATTTGGTCACATCCACTGCTTGCGCCTGAACATTGTTTATTGTCACACGCATGATTTTGCGGACATCGGCGGGTAAGTCATAGTCTTGAGTTCCAGACACCAAACTTATGTCACCTGTCTTGCCGAACCAGACAGAGGATATATTGTCTAGCCTGCAGGCAACGTCCTGCTGTCCCAGGTTGAGCCAGGATTTGAGCTCAATATCGGTATACTTGTCTGGCGCAACGTCGCCTATCCTGGACCTTAAGTCAGAAAGCATTTGTTGAAATGTCATGCTTTTACACCCACATTCGCGGCTGCGACACCCTCCCGGTAGAGCCCGAGGAGCGCGCCCGCCTCGTTGTATTTCTCGTCCTTCTGAAGGGCGATGGAACAGGCGTAGAGCACAAGGAGTTCATGCAATGTCACCGGGAATAATGGGATATCCGCATCAGCAACAAGCTGCGTCGGACGTTTAACATACCAAATCTGAATTGCTGTGCCGTCTACCGCTGGGATGGGTCGCACGTTGATTCTGCCGCTCCACTCGTAGAAAAATGGCTGCGCTGATGACGGCGCATAATTGAGATTGCGGCTGAAGGCTTCAATCATTTCCGGCGTGGCTTTCATGCAGGTGACACCGGAGAGACGCACCATCCGCGTCCTCACCCAGTCAGCGGGAAGCGCATAACTCTCGACGCCTGCGCTGGAGATGCGGTTGTCAAGGACGCACAGCGCAGGGATGCTCTCATCCCGCAGTACCTCAACGAGATTGTCCTGGGCGAGGTTTAACCATCTATTCCATTCCGCGTCCGTAAAATATTCGGTCCCTGGCTCTGAGAGCCGAGACCGACATTCTGCCCTAAGTTCCGCGAGGGTCACATGACCCACCCCCTTAATCCCAAACCGCTAGTCCCGCTGTGCCAACCGGCCTACCTTTTTCGCTTTCTGTTTTTGCGCTCGGGCAGCTTTGATATGCTGGGAGTGTGCCTTTCCCACTCCTCAAACTCCCTCTTCGAGATCTCCCCACGCTCCGCCATCGCCGCGAACTTACGCATTTGAGCCTTCGACTTGAATGGCATCGTCGGTCCTCCCTTTGCACGCCCTCATATGCAAGGCAAGCGCCCCAGCGTTGGCGAATTGCCTACCGCATTTAGGACACGTAGCCACGTTGTCCTTATCCACCGGCCCGCCATCCGGCGCTGCCATAGCGGACAATATCTCTGCAGCAACTGCCTTCGGGTCTTTGTCCTCCCAGAAGTCAACCCCGAATGCAGGATTTGCCTTGAGCATTTCTGCAAGCTCTACATCATCGGTCTCGAATTTACCATCCTTGAATTTCGCGACCTTGCCATAATTCAGCATGACCTGCCCGTCTATCATCTGCGAGTAATGTGGTTTCAACTGGACTGTGTATCCGCTATACCGCGAGTAAAACTTCGGCATATGATCCACCCCTCATATAGATTTAGGGAGCGGGATTCCTCCCGCCCCCATTCTGATTATCCGGTGACGCCCTTGAGGACCGCATGGGTTTCCTCTAGTTTGACCTGCCAGCCAGCTTCCGTCATGAACATATCTTGTTCGATGTCCATTCCGGATTCCTGGACATTGGTGAGTAGCTTCGTATCCCTGCCTCGCAGTGGACGATACGCAACATTCTCGAAGTCCACGACAATGGCATAGCCACCAAACACATCCCCGGTAAGCAGCTCATCCTGCGCGAGCAGGAGAGTCCCAAACGGGGTGAGGTATTTCTGCACACTCACGCCGTATGTTTCCTCTCCGCTGGCGGTCTGTAGCTTATTCTTGGAGAACGAGTTTATCACCGCTAGCACTAAAGGCGAACACAGCATGAGTTTCTTCTTGGAACCACGGTAGAACGCCATTGGAACGAATTCCTTATCGAAATTCGCTTCAGTGAGCACCCCTCCAGCGTTATATACATTCGTCTTTATTGCCTCTAGGATACCGCCCGTGGTGCGGATTATCTGGTCACCAGCGACATACTCCTTCTTCTGGCCGAATATCCCAGCATACTCGATCTTCTTCTTGTGTTCGCGATTGAAGATCATCCGCTGATGGGACAGTTCCTTTGGCCCGCGCTGCTCGGACGCGATCACCGTTCCGGTTGCGCCGATGATGGTCTTGAAAATCTGGGTGTAGTTATACTGCTTCACTGGTTCACGGAACTTCTGAGCAGGCTTCCCAGAGCCTTCAGGCATGGCGTTATCCAGGATCATGAGGTAATCGTTATCCTGGATAGCCGCTGCAGAAACGGTTCCGAATCCGCGTATGACAGTCAGCGTGTTGGTACCTGTATCGACGGCAGTTACCAGGACGATCTCTCCGGTCCGCTCGATCAACACGCGATCATACGGCGCGAAATAGGAAGCATGATCGACTACTAGGTTGACAGCGGCAGGGTCATAACCGACAGCGTTATTGATCTGGTCCCTAACAGCGCCTTCCGCTTCCTCGAACCAGTTATACTCTGGGTCTACTGTAGGTTTCCTCTGCGATTTCCCAGTAAACTGGAGCAAGGGTGCTATGTCTGGCCAGGAGTTGTATATTTCCTCCGACCAATCGACTATATACCGATCCGGATGTAGACCGTATGTTCCTTTAGTTGATCTTACTGTCATGGTGCTTTCCCCTCCTTACGAGTTAAAAGCCACCTCCCCGCGCCTTCCAGGCTTCACGGACACCTTGGATAATCTGCTCTTGCGGGGAAAGTGGACCTTGCATTCCTGATCTGCCTCCGCTGCCTGCAACCGCTGAAGCTGCCTTAGCCGCCATCGCTGATGTAGCTGCGTCTGCCCCGGCATTGCGAGCCAGGATTACCGCGTCTTCGGCATACTGCGCCTTAGCGGCGAGGTATGCGATCTTCCAGCCGGCGTCGCCATACTGCCTGAGTTCTGGGACATACTGCATGATCTGCTTTACCGCGCCCTCGATATGTCCGAAATCAGGATCGGAGCGGAATTGGCTCAATACAGCCTCATCCCTCATGCTCTGCAACTGTTTTTCTAGTGGGGTTAGCCGTTGCGCTATGGCGGCTTCCATGAGCATTAGCTGGGTCTGTAATGGATTGTCATAGAAGCTCTGCAAATACTTCTCATTTAGTTCTTTTGGGTCAATCTGCGGCGCAGCCTGTGCCGGTTGCATAGGCATCTGAGGCATCTGTTGCGGCACTTGAGGTATCATCTGCGGGTATCCCTGCGCGGGGTATCCCGTATTCCCTAGTCCAGGGATCGGGGCCTGCGCCCGATACTTCGAGAGTTCCTCTCCTTGCCGGCTGATTAACCGCTGAGATTCAATGTAGGCCCTCTCTAGTTCTTCCGGTGACGCATACTTTCCAGCGTATTTCCTTGGCTGTGGCTGTTCCGTTGTTTCGCCAGCATCACCGGCTTCGGCGGGTGTCCCCTCTGGGGCCGCCATATCATTGGTTTCGTCTACCTGGTTCTCGGCCTCGGCTGACTCGTATCCTGCATCCTGTGCCGGGGAGCCGCCTTGGGTTTCGAGATCATCCATCGTAGTAGCCTCCTTTGTGTAAATGAAAAAGCGCCCCTTGCGGAGCGCCTTCTCTGCGCGATTAGATTAGAAACGGATTATATGCCCACCTGTTCTATCTGTTCGGTCTTGGCCTTGCGCTTCCACTCCTCCACTTTACCTAAGAGGGTCTGGAGCGCATGGAACTGGCCGCGCGCGAACTCTACCCTGTCATGATCTCCTCTTATCAAGCTGTATGCGATAACATTGCAGTAACTCTCAATCCATGCCTTTATCACGCCCCATCCTTCCGTTTGCGCGATATTGGCTACTTTTTGCGCATCATCCTTATCCTTGTCACTGGACAACCTCACCACCTCCCTCCACCGGCATCTGACCTCCAGGTGCTATCGGCGGTCCTTCCGGTGGCACCGGTCCTCCCGCCATAGGCGGGGCTGGCGAGCCGGGAGGTGTCGGACCCGCCAGCAGTTGAGGAGGTATTATCTGCGCTAATTGCACTTGGCGTAAGATGTCAAATATCTGCTTATTGAGTATCCTATCGGCGTCTTTGATCTCGAACGCCTCATAGATGTCTTTGATCATCTCATACTCATCAACACCAGGATGACCTTTGACGATACCATACAGCGTGGTGAGGGCCGTCTGTTTCATCTGTTTATTCGCGAGAGGCTCTACAGCACTCCCTGCAGGTTCAAGGTCATACTGGCCCGCAATGTCCTCCGGCCTAACAGGCACCCAGTTGAATCCCTCGTTCTCGGTGATGCGCAGGACGCGGTCCTCTGAAATGAACTGCTGGTCCAGCATAAGGAAAAACTCCGCTATCTTGCGGAGTCCTTCGCGCTCCATGCGCCTAATCTTATGCCGGAATCGTATCTCTGCAACCTCCTGGAGGCTCACAACCTCCGTGGCTGTCGCCCGTCGCGGAGCAGACTGGCCCCTTGCGAAGTCATAGACACCCAGGCTGCGCTGGATGTCCTGTTTGATGATTTGCTCCTCGTTGTAGCTTGACGCGGATACATCCATCATCTCAAGCGGCTCCACATCCGTCATAGAGTTGACCTCGACGAACCCTCCTGGCCGACTCACCAGCTGGTCTGGGTCAATATCCGCGCCCCGTAGTATCTTCCACATGCGGTTGATTATCAAGGATACATTATCAATGCGCTGGTTGCGGGTCGTGTTCAGTTCGGCCTGGAGGTATTTAATAACCTCCACCTCACCGATCCCATAAAACTCATGCGGGACAATCACATCCCGAATGGCCACAAACGGCTTACGCCCATGCCAGTACGGGTTCGGCTCGTCCCGTATCACGACAGAACGGTTGGCGACCGTGACGATGCGGTCGTCCTCCCAGTACTCGAGCAACTCGACGGGCTTGGCGTCCTCGTCATACTGCTCGCCCGATCCGAGTCCGACGACCGATAGCCGCTCCCGCTGTGGGGGGCTGGTGCCGTCATTCTCGCCCTCTGCAATGGCGGCGATGTTGTGATAGATACCCTGCCTCTCAGCCTCAAGCAGCTCATCCATGTCGGCGCGGGAGCGATGGATGACATACCGCGCCTGGTCAATGCTTGTCGCGTCGGGGTCAATCCAGAAATCCATAAGATCAATCGGTTCGAAGGTCGGATCGTCATATAAGACGATCGGCACCTCGACCGTCCTCCAACCAACACGAACGCGGAGGAGCGGGATCTGCACTGGCTGACGCCGCTTGGTGACCTTAGTCTGGACCCGCCAGCGGACCTTGCCTATGGCCGTGCCGTATATAAGACACTCCTTGACCATCTGTTCAAACCGGTCAACCAGCTCCGACCGGTCGAATTGATAGTCCAACAACATCTCTGCCGGTTTGGTCTTCTTTACATCCTCCGGCCCGCGTGGGAGGACCGTCACGACAGGCGATGCCTGGAATATCGCCTCGATGATACGCGGGACGATAGTCTCAACGGCGCTAAACGTCTCAGGGATAAATAGATTGG
Encoded proteins:
- a CDS encoding DUF5309 family protein; its protein translation is MTVRSTKGTYGLHPDRYIVDWSEEIYNSWPDIAPLLQFTGKSQRKPTVDPEYNWFEEAEGAVRDQINNAVGYDPAAVNLVVDHASYFAPYDRVLIERTGEIVLVTAVDTGTNTLTVIRGFGTVSAAAIQDNDYLMILDNAMPEGSGKPAQKFREPVKQYNYTQIFKTIIGATGTVIASEQRGPKELSHQRMIFNREHKKKIEYAGIFGQKKEYVAGDQIIRTTGGILEAIKTNVYNAGGVLTEANFDKEFVPMAFYRGSKKKLMLCSPLVLAVINSFSKNKLQTASGEETYGVSVQKYLTPFGTLLLAQDELLTGDVFGGYAIVVDFENVAYRPLRGRDTKLLTNVQESGMDIEQDMFMTEAGWQVKLEETHAVLKGVTG